From one Triticum aestivum cultivar Chinese Spring chromosome 4B, IWGSC CS RefSeq v2.1, whole genome shotgun sequence genomic stretch:
- the LOC123090212 gene encoding histidine-containing phosphotransfer protein 2-like, translated as MAAASLRAQLNAHIASMYATGSVDAYFQQLQSMDEGSAATGFVAEVINIFLNDADRILNDIASLVNQPEVDFYKVDALVHQLIGSSSTVGAKKVKLACMQFRQSYVAKSKERCLMPLALLRNEFCDVRNQLQTMMQLERQIAALSPM; from the exons ATGGCGGCCGCCTCGCTCAGGGCCCAGCTCAACGCCCACATCGCCTCCATGTACGCCACG GGTAGTGTGGACGCGTATTTCCAGCAGCTGCAATCGATGGACGAGGGCAGTGCTGCCACGGGCTTCGTCGCCGAGGTCATCAACATCTTCCTCAATGACGCCGACAGGATCCTCAACGACATCGCCAGCCTGGT GAACCAGCCCGAGGTGGACTTCTACAAGGTGGACGCCCTGGTGCATCAGCTCATTGGGAGCAGCTCCAC TGTTGGTGCTAAGAAAGTGAAACTCGCCTGCATGCAATTTCGTCAGTCCTATGTGGCCAAAAGCAAAGAAAG GTGTCTCATGCCATTGGCTCTTCTTAGGAATGAGTTTTGTGATGTGCGCAACCAACTCCAGACCATGATGCAG TTGGAGCGGCAGATCGCGGCCTTGAGTCCTATGTAG